From one Anopheles bellator chromosome 1, idAnoBellAS_SP24_06.2, whole genome shotgun sequence genomic stretch:
- the LOC131215609 gene encoding breast cancer type 2 susceptibility protein homolog, whose amino-acid sequence MEEVPASPEVVKRKKRRKQASFKRLSLHEAQNNAPSTPEASCDPSPDENEESNPAPESSLDFPLVGGVRNANLLAFYFDDDTGDQFETVTGDPLAGALLLEKANAIRVSKVPSQDMDACTFGEFLSVAELARRDNGPAPQTVDADTVEVKKDNYSFTQLESYTQMVGILNALENDNQEPDLHDFSPDTHDTGEIDFSVINSKFVLQTVLQLQDHITSPPRPVRRQPTDRVYENVKRKLKARRLSYRSDESSGTGPQSVLDDESLGGSEISGVTNHFECDGERSLDGADALQHTSVHIQENLTQLSTFFSKVVDDGVSAPHEEAEANKKEKQSSKSIEHDPTFCGFTPDLSSQITLTTVGPASPMSFRYHSFDSFSNDEVTAPFDDDQELDDLAVPIPVTQLEEDYDLLMFDQPSDARRNGVPLLLESPEKVDPEEVTLQNRTLPEPPVHVGFITAGGSSITISNAALQKAKALFAEEEAKHEEDIKVAVEVDIKPKIEDLQASEKAVEGATERTPTTNSMPHFAGFSTAAGNAITISAKALERAKCFFADEEGQMDNPNMFLKTEPSDTGGGFSTAAGSTMSMPTNALHRGKRIFGEEEAKASGTIHETRFGGGFSTASGSKILVSEKALERARAIFSEVENECETVQGAPTFKHHGAFPTFKRASGTTITVSGRSLERAKQMWSDFDRENEPPDTPKANFRVKELHQLASDVKSGQLKPLAERVELRCSPRRAVDRKRKHSPDPETPTKTSKPNPIVMGQHTSTPAATLTSTAAAVHDVDQFFAALDDSDFHELFGNAETLPKTQTIPTVEGGNAKSNNKSVGGGDWDDSFPEMLLPKLLAEEPECGLPETVRSERLVALQKQREFVENKPDTLCRPVVSLFCAKKLQKNRIPLEQFVGHGTRPKGPSVVTPAMDVTVENSIDFRFNIIDFYGETVCNSNVTGVPIGSEGEACLLFGERSTVGLEEFKLAFLATPGVDPRLVPCGWVENAWRWIVSKLSALERNFGDRFAGVLTPDNVFQQLQYRYHREIDLSQRSSLRRMLEKDDIAIRRMVLFVSRVFTFVGGVGYGLELSDGWYAVLTTIDGPLTSAVTRGKITVGTKLMIQGAELTNHSEGCSPLEVPPEVRLKIHANATRRVRWMVKLGYYRHPKPFTIPCNSVLDGGGLVCRFRAMVVRLYPMVFVEKSTTEGQPSTLRSERMQLRHSKRNESGQLDILHKLYNQVQQEVEAERIARCSVNRNFRLMEGTSCEELQELLENGLDVSFLDIDLSSSQRTLIERFQQQRQEALQNEIQQRVKAQLDKRPPDRSSVTGLLKVRLMDPVKPEKVFLLSIWRPSEDTQNLLQEQSVVVFGNVTANGTKNGEVQLTTHKSTTYTRDPSSVRVECCPLQPWFRTITPIGSIDGQTFCPPFNEFDTVGIVVGMVESKKFQSIYLADTAMDLLCVNFWDGLAKYAYDDFIAEQKVLCVANLQWRTLNRLSTVPQSFATEYTTFTENPRSARFRTEWDRFQVQLNAIDREHFFKRCSEKVRELLDATMPPYGTTTPNNSNVSTPYLQRSLNRLEQTSTPVGVALGDNLTKRKLKTLSTIYASPPKTTPIMLRTNPILRKGFKTPARLEDRLNGANHEEGRQ is encoded by the exons ATGGAAGAAGTGCCTGCAAGTCCGGAAGTGGTAAAGCGGAAAAAGCGCCGTAAACAGGCTTCCTTCAAACGTTTATCTCTTCATGAAGCGCAAAACAACGCACCGAGCACTCCTGAGGCTTCATGTGACCCAAGCCCCGACGAAAACGAGGAATCGAATCCAGCACCGGAATCAAGTTTGGATTTTCCCCTCGTTGGCGGTGTGCGAAATGCAAACCTCTTAGCCTTCTACTTTGATGACGACACCGGCGACCAGTTCGAAACGGTCACGGGGGATCCACTGGCCGGGGCCCTTTTGCTGGAAAAAGCAAATGCCATTCGTGTTAGTAAAGTGCCTTCGCAAGATATGGATGCTTGCACGTTCGGAGAGTTTCTGTCCGTTGCAGAGCTGGCGCGGCGGGATAATGGCCCCGCACCGCAAACGGTGGACGCTGATACAGTGGAGGTTAAAAAAGATAATTACAGTTTCACGCAGTTAGAGAGCTACACACAAATGGTGGGAATTTTGAACGCGTTGGAGAACGATAATCAGGAGCCAGATC TGCACGATTTCTCCCCGGACACACACGATACGGGAGAGATTGACTTTTCGGtgataaattcaaaattcgtGCTCCAAACGGTGCTTCAGTTGCAGGACCACATCACCAGTCCTCCAAGGCCCGTACGACGTCAACCTACGGATCGAGTTTATGAGAATGTTAAGCGCAAACTAAAAGCACGCCGGTTAAGCTATAGATCGGACGAATCCTCTGGAACCGGTCCCCAATCGGTGTTGGATGATGAATCCTTAGGTGGTTCCGAAATATCCGGTGTAACGAATCACTTTGAGTGCGATGGCGAAAGGTCACTGGATGGTGCCGATGCCCTCCAGCACACCAGTGTCCACATTCAGGAAAATCTCACCCAATTATCTACCTTCTTTTCGAAAGTCGTCGATGATGGTGTTAGCGCTCCAcacgaagaagcagaagcgaataagaaagaaaagcaGTCGTCCAAGTCCATCGAACATGATCCTACGTTCTGCGGGTTTACACCTGATTTGTCCTCACAGATTACACTTACAACCGTTGGACCAGCTTCACCAATGTCATTTCGTTACCACTCGTTTGATAGTTTTAGCAACGACGAAGTAACAGCACCATTCGATGACGACCAAGAACTCGATGACCTAGCTGTTCCGATTCCAGTGACACAGTTGGAGGAGGATTACGATTTGCTAATGTTTGATCAACCTTCTGATGCGCGAAGGAATGGAGTTCCACTTTTGTTGGAATCTCCCGAAAAAGTAGATCCTGAGGAAGTAACACTGCAAAATCGGACGCTTCCGGAACCTCCCGTGCACGTTGGGTTCATTACCGCTGGTGGAAGTTCGATTACCATCTCGAATGCGGCTCTCCAGAAGGCGAAAGCGCTTTTTGCTGAGGAGGAGGCCAAACATGAAGAGGACATAAAAGTGGCTGTTGAAGTGGACATAAAACCCAAAATCGAGGATCTACAGGCATCGGAGAAAGCCGTGGAAGgggccaccgaacgaacgcCAACTACAAACTCAATGCCACATTTCGCTGGCTTCAGCACCGCTGCTGGTAATGCAATAACCATTTCGGCTAAAGCTCTCGAAAGAGCAAAATGTTTCTTCGCCGATGAAGAAGGACAGATGGACAATCCAAATATGTTCCTTAAAACAGAACCCAGTGATACCGGCGGGGGATTCAGTACAGCCGCTGGTAGTACAATGTCGATGCCGACCAACGCCCTTCACCGGGGGAAGCGAATATTcggtgaagaagaagcgaaGGCCAGTGGTACGATacacgaaactcgttttggcGGAGGTTTCAGTACTGCCAGCGGTAGTAAGATATTAGTTTCGGAGAAGGCACTCGAAAGAGCCCGGGCAATCTTTAGTGAAGTAGAAAATGAGTGTGAAACTGTTCAAGGCGCACCGACGTTCA AGCATCATGGTGCTTTCCCAACGTTTAAGCGTGCAAGCGGCACAACCATCACCGTGTCGGGCCGCTCCCtggagagagcgaaacaaatGTGGAGCGATTTCGACAGAGAAAATGAGCCACCCGACACACCGAAGGCGAATTTCCGTGTAAAGGAGCTTCATCAACTTGCATCGGATGTAAAAAGTGGCCAACTCAAACCTCTGGCGGAGCGTGTTGAACTGCGATGTTCGCCTCGTCGAGCCGTCGACCGCAAACGTAAACATTCGCCGGATCCTGAAACACCGACGAAAACGTCGAAACCCAATCCGATCGTGATGGGACAACACACGAGCACTCCTGCGGCCACGCTAACTTCCACAGCGGCTGCTGTGCACGATGTTGATCAGTTCTTTGCCGCGCTCGATGATAGCGACTTTCACGAGCTGTTCGGTAACGCAGAAACGCTTCCCAAGACGCAAACCATACCGACGGTTGAAGGCGGTAACGCTAAAAGCAACAATAAgtctgttggtggtggcgattgGGACGATAGTTTTCCCGAGATGCTGCTACCGAAACTGTTGGCAGAGGAACCGGAGTGTGGTCTGCCAGAAACCGTCCGCAGTGAGCGTCTAGTGGCACTTCAGAAGCAGCGCgagtttgtggaaaacaaaccGGACACGTTGTGCCGTCCGGTGGTGTCGCTGTTCTGTGCCAAAAAGCTACAGAAGAATCGTATTCCGTTGGAACAATTTGTAGGGCACGGCACCCGGCCGAAAGGACCTTCGGTTGTGACTCCCGCGATGGATGTTACGGTGGAGAACTCGATAGATTTTCGGTTCAATATAATTGACTTTTACGG GGAAACTGTGTGCAATAGTAACGTAACGGGAGTGCCGATCGGGTCCGAAGGGGAAGCTTGTTTGCTGTTCGGCGAACGTTCGACGGTCGGTTTGGAGGAATTCAAATTGGCGTTCCTGGCCACACCCGGCGTTGACCCAAGGCTCGTGCCTTGCGGTTGGGTGGAAAACGCTTGGCGGTGGATCGTTAGCAAACTGAGTGCTTTGGAGCGAAACTTTGGCGATCGGTTTGCCGGTGTCCTCACTCCGGACAACGTCTTTCAGCAGCTGCAGTACCGATATCACCGCGAGATTGACCTGTCGCAGCGTTCTTCGCTGAGGCGAATGCTGGAGAAGGACGATATTGCCATCCGAAGGATGGTGCTGTTCGTGTCACGAGTCTTTACATTCGTCGGAGGGGTCGGGTATGGGCTAGAGTTGAGCGATGGATGGTACGCGGTGCTCACGACCATCGATGGTCCGCTGACTAGTGCGGTCACACGAGGGAAGATCACAGTTGGAACGAAGCTCATGATCCAGGGTGCAGAATTAACGAACCATAGCGAAGGTTGCTCACCGTTAGAAGTACCGCCGGAAGTTCGATTGAAGATTCACGCAAACGCCACCCGACGGGTACGGTGGATGGTAAAGTTGGGCTACTATCGGCACCCCAAACCGTTCACAATTCCGTGTAACAGTGTGCTTGATGGTGGTGGACTCGTCTGCCGTTTCCGTGCGATGGTCGTGCGTTTATACCCCATGGTGTTCGTTGAAAAGTCAACGACCGAAGGCCAACCGTCGACACTGCGTTCGGAGCGGATGCAGCTCAGACACAGCAAACGGAATGAGTCTGGTCAGCTGGACATTCTGCACAAGCTGTACAATCAGGTGCAGCAGGAGGTCGAAGCGGAACGGATAGCTCGTTGCTCGGTTAATAGGAACTTTCGCCTGATGGAAGGAACGTCGTGCGAGGAACTGCAGGAGCTGTTGGAGAATGGTCtcgatgtttcgtttttggat ATCGATCTGAGCAGCTCGCAGAGAACCCTGATCGAACGGttccagcagcaacgacaGGAAGCGTTGCAGAACGAAATCCAGCAGCGGGTAAAGGCACAGCTCGACAAACGGCCCCCAGATCGATCCTCCGTTACGGGGCTGCTGAAGGTACGGCTAATGGATCCGGTCAAACCGGAAAAggtgtttttgctttcgataTGGCGCCCTTCCGAGGATACTCAGAATTTGCTCCAGGAGCAATCTGTCGTTGTGTTCGGTAACGTGACCGCcaacggaacgaaaaacggcGAAGTACAGCTAACAACTCACAAGAGCACTACTTACACGCGGGACCCCTCATCCGTTCGGGTGGAATGTTGCCCGCTTCAACCGTGGTTTCGCACGATCACTCCGATCGGAAGTATCGACGGGCAAACGTTTTGCCCTCCGTTCAACGAGTTCGACACGGTCGGCATCGTGGTCGGAATGGTGGAGTCGAAAAAGTTTCAATCGATTTACCTCGCGGACACCGCTATGGATCTCCTGTGCGTAAACTTTTGGGACGGGCTGGCCAAGTACGCATACGATGATTTTATCGCCGAGCAGAAGGTGCTCTGCGTGGCCAACCTTCAGTGGCGCACCCTCAACCGCCTCAGCACCGTCCCGCAATCGTTCGCCACGGAGTACACCACGTTCACGGAGAACCCACGAAGTGCCCGCTTTCGCACCGAGTGGGATCGCTTTCAGGTGCAGCTGAACGCCATCGATCGGGAACACTTCTTCAAGCGGTGCTCGGAGAAGGTTCGTGAATTGCTAGATGCAACCATGCCGCCCTACGGAACCACGACACCAAACAACAGCAATGTGTCAACGCCTTACCTCCAGCGTTCGCTAAACAGGCTGGAGCAAACCTCAACTCCCGTTGGTGTGGCACTGGGTGACAATTTAACGAAAAGAAAGCTGAAAACACTCTCCACAATCTACGCCAGTCCGCCCAAGACGACACCGATTATGCTGCGCACGAATCCGATCCTgcggaagggcttcaaaacaCCGGCACGGCTTGAGGATCGGCTAAACGGAGCGAACCACGAGGAAGGTCGCCAGTAG